The Geodermatophilaceae bacterium NBWT11 genome has a segment encoding these proteins:
- a CDS encoding Fpg/Nei family DNA glycosylase, with amino-acid sequence MPEGDTIYRLARRLGVLTGTEVQKSDFRVARHATADLRGARVLGTTSRGKHLLTRFDHGGELITLHTHLRMDGEWSIVGAGKTLPRRLMGEARLVLMTTGATATALRMPVVELLPTSAEDTVVGHLGPDLLDDRRDVGELIAEATRNLEAQPDRPLIAALLDQRVLTGLGNVWVNELCFLRGHLPLTPVGEVEVEPLVRLAARAMRFAVQPTGVGRVTTGNTRPGQRYYVYGRGNEACRRCGTPLLFSAEIPNDPEVRHTWWCPSCQT; translated from the coding sequence ATGCCTGAAGGTGACACGATCTACCGCCTCGCCCGCCGCCTGGGTGTGCTGACCGGCACCGAGGTCCAGAAGAGCGACTTCCGCGTCGCCCGGCACGCCACCGCCGACCTCCGCGGGGCGCGGGTGCTGGGCACGACGTCGCGGGGCAAGCACCTGCTCACCCGGTTCGACCACGGCGGCGAGCTGATCACGCTGCACACCCACCTCCGGATGGACGGCGAGTGGAGCATCGTCGGGGCCGGCAAGACCCTGCCCCGACGGCTGATGGGCGAGGCCCGGCTGGTGCTCATGACCACCGGGGCGACCGCCACCGCGCTGCGGATGCCCGTCGTCGAGCTGCTGCCCACCAGCGCCGAGGACACCGTGGTCGGCCACCTGGGCCCGGACCTCCTCGACGACCGCCGGGACGTCGGCGAGCTGATCGCCGAGGCGACCCGCAACCTCGAGGCACAGCCGGACCGCCCGCTGATCGCGGCGCTGCTGGACCAGCGGGTGCTGACCGGGCTGGGCAACGTGTGGGTCAACGAGCTGTGCTTCCTGCGCGGGCACCTGCCGCTCACCCCGGTCGGCGAGGTCGAGGTCGAACCGCTGGTGCGGCTGGCGGCCCGGGCGATGCGGTTCGCGGTGCAGCCCACCGGCGTCGGCCGGGTGACCACCGGGAACACCCGCCCCGGCCAGCGCTACTACGTCTACGGGCGGGGCAACGAGGCCTGTCGCCGCTGCGGCACACCGCTGCTGTTCTCCGCGGAGATCCCGAACGACCCGGAGGTCCGGCACACCTGGTGGTGCCCCAGCTGCCAGACCTGA
- a CDS encoding LacI family transcriptional regulator has product MDLTDGQQRPPVPDHLQRGGDRAGAAGELGQDDHGRRFAHRTDTRCSTGAVVGRARASDVAARAGVSVATVSFVVNGKARGRVSEATQERVRAAVAELGYVANETARALATGRGHSIALLAHDMTNPFTAEVAAGVAAALAGRASLVLALSTGDQAPAFTDATASTVDGVLLNWPGGATVATGTPVVHLDDPDAPGPGVCFDVEAGARALARHLLDLGHRRVRYLDAARPWATFTRRRTALTEELTRAGAEVQTERCGIDLQAARELTLARWDHWRRDGVTAVVGATDIQTLGVLSGLTQLGVAVPGDVSLGSFDDIAFAAVAGPALTTVRLPAHELGRRAAELLGELIDGGPARGQVVLPVGLVVRESTGAPSTLLG; this is encoded by the coding sequence GTGGACCTCACGGACGGCCAGCAACGCCCACCGGTCCCCGACCACCTCCAGCGCGGCGGCGATCGAGCAGGGGCGGCCGGGGAGCTCGGACAGGACGACCACGGCCGGAGGTTTGCACATCGAACCGACACGCGCTGCTCTACTGGTGCCGTGGTGGGACGGGCACGGGCGAGCGACGTCGCCGCCCGGGCCGGGGTCTCGGTCGCCACGGTGTCGTTCGTGGTCAACGGCAAGGCGCGGGGCCGGGTCTCGGAGGCCACCCAGGAGCGCGTGCGGGCCGCCGTCGCCGAGCTGGGCTACGTGGCGAACGAGACCGCGCGCGCACTGGCCACCGGCCGGGGACACAGCATCGCGCTGCTGGCCCACGACATGACGAACCCGTTCACCGCCGAGGTCGCCGCCGGGGTCGCCGCGGCGCTGGCCGGGCGGGCGAGCCTGGTGCTGGCGCTGTCCACCGGGGACCAGGCGCCGGCGTTCACCGACGCCACTGCCTCCACCGTCGACGGGGTGCTGCTGAACTGGCCCGGGGGCGCCACGGTCGCGACCGGCACCCCGGTGGTGCACCTGGACGACCCCGACGCCCCCGGGCCCGGGGTGTGCTTCGACGTCGAGGCCGGCGCCCGCGCCCTGGCCCGGCACCTGCTCGACCTCGGGCACCGGCGGGTGCGCTACCTCGACGCCGCCCGTCCCTGGGCGACCTTCACCCGCCGCCGGACGGCGCTGACCGAGGAGCTGACCCGCGCCGGCGCCGAGGTGCAGACCGAGCGGTGCGGCATCGACCTGCAGGCCGCCCGCGAGCTGACCCTGGCCCGCTGGGACCACTGGCGACGCGACGGCGTGACCGCCGTCGTCGGCGCCACCGACATCCAGACCCTGGGCGTGCTGTCCGGGCTGACCCAGCTGGGGGTGGCCGTCCCCGGGGACGTCTCGCTGGGCTCCTTCGACGACATCGCCTTCGCCGCGGTGGCCGGCCCGGCGCTGACCACGGTGCGGCTGCCGGCCCACGAGCTGGGACGGCGGGCGGCGGAGCTGCTGGGCGAGCTCATCGACGGCGGGCCCGCGCGCGGGCAGGTCGTCCTGCCGGTGGGACTCGTCGTCCGGGAGAGCACCGGAGCGCCCTCCACGCTGCTAGGTTAA
- a CDS encoding pseudouridine-5'-phosphate glycosidase gives MTPLAQRIGLVIGDEVADALASGTPVVAMESTIFSNLGLPAPGNREAYERCVAAVRAAGAVAAVTAVLDGKPRVGLDAAQVDRVLEGSNKVAERDVPVAIAQGWAEGMTTVSASVALAHAAGIEVFATGGIGGVHRGVELTGDVSADLDALANHPVVTVCAGAKAFLDLPRTLEFLEGAGVPVLGWQHDDFPAFYSRSSGLPVPHRVETAAEVAGVLRARLREETGVLLSVPIPEAAEIPAADIEAKMVRALQASEQAGVTGPKVTPFVLARIEEETDGESIPANLALAENNAAIAAQVARALVERR, from the coding sequence ATGACCCCCCTGGCCCAGCGCATCGGACTCGTGATCGGCGACGAGGTGGCCGACGCCCTCGCCTCCGGCACGCCCGTCGTCGCGATGGAGTCGACGATCTTCTCGAACCTCGGGCTGCCCGCCCCGGGCAACCGGGAGGCCTACGAGCGCTGCGTCGCCGCCGTCCGGGCCGCGGGCGCCGTCGCCGCGGTGACCGCGGTGCTCGACGGGAAGCCCCGCGTCGGGCTGGACGCCGCGCAGGTCGACCGGGTGCTCGAGGGCAGCAACAAGGTCGCCGAGCGCGACGTGCCGGTGGCGATCGCGCAGGGCTGGGCCGAGGGCATGACCACCGTGTCCGCCTCGGTCGCGCTCGCGCACGCCGCCGGCATCGAGGTCTTCGCCACCGGCGGGATCGGCGGCGTGCACCGCGGGGTCGAGCTGACCGGCGACGTCTCCGCCGACCTCGACGCGCTGGCCAACCACCCCGTCGTCACCGTCTGCGCCGGCGCCAAGGCCTTCCTGGACCTGCCCCGCACGCTGGAGTTCCTCGAGGGCGCGGGCGTGCCCGTGCTCGGCTGGCAGCACGACGACTTCCCGGCGTTCTACTCCCGCTCCAGCGGGCTGCCCGTCCCGCACCGGGTGGAGACCGCCGCCGAGGTGGCCGGGGTGCTGCGCGCGCGGCTGCGCGAGGAGACCGGGGTGCTGCTGAGCGTGCCGATCCCCGAGGCCGCCGAGATCCCGGCCGCCGACATCGAGGCCAAGATGGTCCGCGCCCTGCAGGCCAGCGAGCAGGCCGGCGTGACCGGGCCGAAGGTCACCCCGTTCGTGCTCGCGCGGATCGAGGAGGAGACCGACGGGGAGTCGATCCCGGCCAACCTGGCGCTCGCCGAGAACAACGCCGCGATCGCCGCCCAGGTCGCCCGGGCCCTGGTCGAGCGCCGCTGA
- a CDS encoding ATP-binding protein, whose product MTPPPEGDTCWTWAPSGLQELAAVRREFRTNISGDDLPGPVLPADRVEESVLALDELMSNGLRHGRPPVHVEVRAAADGLLLLVSDRAASTPLMPTSTRDPGQGGMGLGMVAHVASACGWVPQDDVKTVWALMPTAPV is encoded by the coding sequence ATGACCCCCCCACCCGAGGGCGACACCTGCTGGACCTGGGCGCCGTCCGGGCTGCAGGAGCTCGCCGCGGTCCGCCGGGAGTTCCGGACGAACATCAGCGGGGACGACCTGCCCGGTCCCGTGCTGCCGGCCGACCGGGTCGAGGAGTCGGTGCTGGCCCTGGACGAGCTGATGTCCAACGGCCTGCGGCACGGGCGGCCGCCGGTCCACGTCGAGGTGCGCGCCGCCGCCGACGGCCTGCTGCTCCTGGTCAGCGACCGGGCTGCCTCGACCCCGCTGATGCCCACGTCGACCCGCGACCCCGGCCAGGGCGGCATGGGCCTGGGCATGGTCGCCCACGTGGCCTCGGCCTGCGGCTGGGTGCCCCAGGACGACGTGAAGACGGTCTGGGCGCTCATGCCGACCGCGCCGGTCTGA
- a CDS encoding dihydrofolate reductase family protein — protein sequence MGAIKVHEFTTVDGVVDTPTWTFPYGFPEDLSAAVGALTADAAGILLGRRTYEMFAPAWSTRTVEDDPGAPFFNDSPKHVVSTTLTDPTWSNTEVLGGYDPDRIRELTTRGDLYVSGSTTLVRALLADRLVDELHLFVYPVAVGTGTRLFPEGAPQTPLTLVAADRLSNGVAHLVYGPG from the coding sequence ATGGGCGCCATCAAGGTCCACGAGTTCACCACCGTCGACGGGGTCGTCGACACCCCCACCTGGACGTTCCCGTACGGGTTCCCCGAGGACCTCTCCGCGGCCGTGGGTGCGCTCACCGCCGACGCGGCGGGCATCCTGCTGGGCCGCCGGACGTACGAGATGTTCGCGCCGGCCTGGTCGACCCGCACCGTCGAGGACGACCCGGGTGCCCCGTTCTTCAACGACAGCCCCAAGCACGTCGTCTCCACCACCCTGACCGACCCCACGTGGTCGAACACCGAGGTGCTGGGCGGCTACGACCCCGACCGCATCCGGGAGCTGACCACCCGCGGCGACCTCTACGTCAGCGGCAGCACCACCCTGGTCCGCGCCCTGCTGGCCGACCGGCTGGTCGACGAGCTGCACCTGTTCGTCTACCCGGTGGCGGTGGGCACCGGCACCCGGCTGTTCCCGGAGGGGGCGCCGCAGACGCCGCTGACCCTGGTGGCGGCCGACCGGCTCAGCAACGGTGTGGCCCACCTGGTCTACGGCCCCGGCTGA
- a CDS encoding GAF and ANTAR domain-containing protein gives MSSTAHDPTPHDPTPHDDTAPEGPELLLVTDHTTTALLEQLSRTARRRVPGVAEASVTLLQDGRVSSVGWTGLLAYELDEAQYVAGHGPCVDAARSGVARWVQDSSVDRRWPVYLDAAVARGALSSFSVPIPITTDDGFRAGLNLYSTVADGFSVQARETAVEVVVAAAPAVANRHVYDLVVTQVEHLHRAMETRSVIDMAKGVLAFGLGLSADEAFAVLARRSQNTNVKVLELAAQLLAAVAAGEGAAAVAVYR, from the coding sequence ATGAGCTCCACCGCGCACGACCCCACCCCGCACGACCCCACCCCGCACGACGACACCGCGCCGGAGGGTCCCGAGCTCCTCCTGGTGACCGACCACACCACGACCGCGCTGCTGGAGCAGCTCTCCAGGACGGCCCGCCGGCGCGTCCCCGGCGTGGCCGAGGCGTCGGTCACGCTGCTGCAGGACGGCCGGGTCTCCTCGGTCGGCTGGACCGGCCTGCTGGCCTACGAGCTGGACGAGGCGCAGTACGTGGCGGGCCACGGGCCCTGCGTGGACGCTGCCCGCTCGGGCGTGGCCCGGTGGGTCCAGGACAGCAGCGTGGACCGGAGGTGGCCGGTCTACCTCGACGCCGCGGTGGCCCGGGGCGCGCTGAGCTCGTTCTCGGTGCCGATCCCGATCACGACCGACGACGGCTTCCGGGCGGGGCTGAACCTGTACAGCACCGTCGCCGACGGGTTCTCCGTCCAGGCCCGGGAGACCGCCGTCGAGGTCGTGGTGGCCGCGGCCCCGGCGGTGGCCAACCGGCACGTCTACGACCTCGTGGTCACCCAGGTGGAGCACCTGCACCGGGCCATGGAGACGCGCTCGGTGATCGACATGGCCAAGGGCGTGCTGGCGTTCGGTCTGGGGCTGTCCGCCGACGAGGCGTTCGCGGTGCTGGCCCGCCGGTCCCAGAACACCAACGTCAAGGTGCTGGAGCTGGCGGCGCAGTTGCTGGCCGCCGTCGCGGCCGGGGAGGGGGCGGCAGCGGTGGCGGTGTACCGCTGA
- a CDS encoding copper chaperone PCu(A)C, with amino-acid sequence MRRRPVLVSLAAVGVLALSACSDEAQTRPSGEVVGGNAGVDERVGDDLTVADVELEFPDDGEGYAEGDDADLYLAITNSGPADDTLVEVRAAEADSVGGDLPIDVPADDNVYVGAEGGPELVLEDLQTALRSSQSTEVTFVFENAGEVTVEVPVAASPRTDSDEDFSGVDGETGSEG; translated from the coding sequence GTGCGTCGTCGTCCCGTCCTCGTCAGCCTCGCCGCCGTCGGCGTCCTCGCCCTGAGCGCCTGCTCCGACGAGGCGCAGACCCGGCCCAGCGGTGAGGTGGTCGGCGGGAACGCCGGCGTCGACGAGCGGGTCGGGGACGACCTGACCGTCGCCGACGTGGAGCTGGAGTTCCCCGACGACGGCGAGGGCTACGCCGAGGGCGACGACGCCGACCTCTACCTGGCGATCACCAACAGCGGCCCGGCCGACGACACCCTGGTCGAGGTGCGTGCCGCCGAGGCCGACTCGGTCGGCGGTGACCTGCCGATCGACGTGCCGGCGGACGACAACGTCTACGTCGGTGCCGAGGGCGGGCCCGAGCTGGTCCTGGAGGACCTGCAGACGGCGCTGCGTTCCTCCCAGTCCACCGAGGTCACCTTCGTGTTCGAGAACGCCGGCGAGGTCACCGTCGAGGTGCCCGTCGCGGCCTCCCCGCGCACCGACTCCGACGAGGACTTCTCCGGCGTCGACGGGGAGACCGGCAGCGAGGGCTGA
- a CDS encoding helix-turn-helix transcriptional regulator, with the protein MCKPPAVVVLSELPGRPCSIAAALEVVGDRWALLAVREVHLGAHRFSDVLAGTGAPRDRLAARLKDLVAAGVLERRPYQDAPPRSDYHLTEAGRELVPVLAALRTWGRRWAVEDEDASTG; encoded by the coding sequence ATGTGCAAACCTCCGGCCGTGGTCGTCCTGTCCGAGCTCCCCGGCCGCCCCTGCTCGATCGCCGCCGCGCTGGAGGTGGTCGGGGACCGGTGGGCGTTGCTGGCCGTCCGTGAGGTCCACCTCGGTGCGCACCGCTTCTCCGACGTGCTGGCCGGCACCGGCGCGCCCCGCGACCGGTTGGCGGCGCGGTTGAAGGACCTGGTGGCCGCCGGCGTGCTGGAACGCCGTCCCTACCAGGACGCCCCGCCCCGCTCGGACTACCACCTGACCGAGGCCGGGCGGGAGCTCGTCCCCGTGCTCGCTGCGCTGAGGACGTGGGGACGGCGCTGGGCCGTCGAGGACGAGGACGCCTCGACCGGCTGA
- a CDS encoding sugar kinase — protein sequence MTVPGQVLVCIGDLIQDVIVWPSGPLAHGTDNPATITRVRGGSAANVSALAASTGAASRFIGRLGDDELGRHLERQMTDAGVEVRVQREGRTGSNVILVAPDGERTMFPDRGAAALLADVPPGWVADAGVVHAPAYSWATPTCAAATLDLFAAGRAAGALVSVDASSVDLILRVGADAVLATLRALAPDVLFANADEAAALSLVEESLPGTSVVVKAGADPVTITSPDGVRTRVAVAPVADVRDTTGAGDAFAAGFLAATLRNASPEQAVTAGHDLAAAVLSHPGASLTRTVPTPNEETP from the coding sequence GTGACGGTGCCCGGACAGGTGCTCGTGTGCATCGGCGACCTCATCCAGGACGTCATCGTCTGGCCGTCCGGGCCGCTGGCCCACGGGACGGACAACCCGGCGACCATCACCCGGGTGCGCGGCGGCAGCGCCGCCAACGTGTCCGCGCTGGCCGCCTCCACGGGCGCCGCCTCGCGCTTCATCGGCCGGCTGGGGGACGACGAGCTGGGCCGCCACCTCGAGCGGCAGATGACCGACGCCGGCGTCGAGGTCCGGGTGCAGCGCGAGGGCCGGACCGGCAGCAACGTCATCCTCGTGGCCCCCGACGGCGAGCGCACGATGTTCCCCGACCGCGGTGCCGCCGCCCTGCTCGCCGACGTGCCGCCCGGCTGGGTCGCCGACGCCGGGGTGGTGCACGCCCCGGCCTACTCCTGGGCGACACCGACCTGCGCCGCCGCGACGCTCGACCTGTTCGCGGCCGGCCGCGCCGCGGGTGCGCTGGTCTCGGTCGACGCGTCCTCGGTCGACCTGATCCTGCGGGTGGGGGCCGACGCCGTCCTGGCGACGCTGCGCGCCCTGGCCCCCGACGTCCTGTTCGCCAACGCCGACGAGGCCGCCGCGCTCTCCCTCGTCGAGGAGTCCCTGCCCGGCACCTCCGTGGTGGTCAAGGCCGGCGCGGACCCGGTGACCATCACCTCGCCGGACGGCGTCCGCACCCGGGTCGCCGTCGCGCCGGTGGCCGACGTCCGGGACACCACCGGGGCCGGCGACGCCTTCGCCGCCGGCTTCCTCGCCGCCACCCTGCGCAACGCCTCCCCGGAGCAGGCGGTGACCGCGGGGCACGACCTCGCCGCCGCCGTGCTCTCCCACCCCGGCGCCAGCCTCACCCGCACCGTCCCCACCCCGAACGAGGAGACCCCATGA
- a CDS encoding GAF domain-containing protein: MTTADVFAAALGHLETSSAEPALLPDRLARACVAALPQVDGAGLSYTFTSDRRLPVGASDPVAATAERLQFALGEGPCLTAQRQHRLVRAALPELQGSWPVYAGQLVTGTPFRGVVAVPVGGPLGGVAGIDLYVRSPDAVATLPADDVQTVADLVGAALADDLATADDRLAGTPSWLTGPSAEAREKVWIAVGYLAGQRACTTSDALALLRAHAFTHDLDLERAAELVLAGELPTG, encoded by the coding sequence GTGACGACCGCCGACGTCTTCGCCGCCGCGCTCGGCCACCTCGAGACCTCCTCCGCCGAGCCCGCCCTCCTGCCCGACCGGTTGGCCCGCGCCTGCGTCGCGGCGCTGCCCCAGGTCGACGGCGCCGGGCTCAGCTACACCTTCACCTCCGACCGCCGGCTGCCCGTGGGCGCCAGCGACCCGGTGGCGGCCACCGCCGAACGGCTGCAGTTCGCCCTGGGCGAGGGACCCTGCCTGACCGCGCAGCGACAGCACCGCCTGGTCCGGGCCGCGCTGCCCGAGCTGCAGGGTTCCTGGCCGGTCTACGCCGGACAGCTGGTCACCGGGACCCCGTTCCGCGGCGTCGTCGCCGTCCCGGTGGGGGGACCGCTGGGCGGCGTCGCCGGGATCGACCTGTACGTCCGGTCACCCGACGCGGTCGCGACCCTCCCCGCGGACGACGTCCAGACCGTGGCCGACCTGGTCGGCGCGGCCCTGGCCGACGACCTGGCCACCGCCGACGACCGTCTGGCGGGCACCCCGAGCTGGCTCACCGGACCCTCCGCCGAGGCGCGGGAGAAGGTCTGGATCGCCGTCGGCTACCTGGCCGGCCAGCGGGCCTGCACCACGTCGGACGCCCTCGCCCTGCTCCGGGCGCACGCCTTCACCCACGACCTGGACCTGGAGCGGGCAGCGGAGCTGGTGCTCGCCGGCGAGCTCCCCACCGGCTGA
- a CDS encoding DUF2254 domain-containing protein yields MRGSLWPIPLLGVVVAIALGVGLPAVDEVLEDGGGASPLTFVFGGGPSAARDLLAAIAGSLISVTGLVFSLTVVALQLGSSQYSPRLLATFVTDRVVQLTLAQLVLTFVYALTVLRTVRTQDASEFDYAFVPRLSITVAYLLTLGAVVALVLFLGHLARSLRVETMLRDVHDEAVDTYDDVLGTDPPGPRSAVRLPEGPATPLAATSSGFLVEVDEQALAAAARGCDALVVLDLRIGDSVVAGTPLAHAWAPPGTDLDPLRRALGTAVELDFERATRSDVAYSLRKVVDIAARALSSGINDPTTAVHALSHVSALLGDLVHRRLEPVEAHDEDGVLRVVVPQWDLPALLHVALEEPLEYAGGSPAVLRRLAGLLRELAWRAPEGTVDDAVREGVERVCRVAAETTSVPTEETAVWRRSVEDALAGTWAPRLHPHGTETG; encoded by the coding sequence ATGCGCGGCTCCCTGTGGCCGATCCCGCTGCTGGGCGTGGTCGTGGCCATCGCGCTGGGCGTCGGGCTCCCGGCGGTCGACGAGGTGCTCGAGGACGGCGGCGGCGCCAGCCCGCTGACGTTCGTCTTCGGCGGTGGCCCGTCGGCCGCCCGCGACCTGCTGGCCGCCATCGCCGGGTCGCTGATCTCGGTGACCGGGCTGGTGTTCTCCCTGACCGTGGTCGCCCTGCAGCTGGGCAGCTCCCAGTACTCCCCGCGCCTGCTGGCCACCTTCGTCACCGACCGGGTCGTCCAGCTGACCCTGGCCCAGCTGGTGCTCACCTTCGTCTACGCCCTCACCGTGCTGCGCACGGTGCGCACCCAGGACGCCTCGGAGTTCGACTACGCCTTCGTGCCCCGGCTGTCCATCACCGTGGCCTACCTGCTGACGCTGGGCGCCGTCGTCGCCCTGGTGCTCTTCCTGGGCCACCTGGCCCGGTCGCTGCGGGTGGAGACGATGCTGCGCGACGTCCACGACGAGGCGGTGGACACCTACGACGACGTGCTCGGCACCGATCCCCCCGGGCCGCGGTCTGCCGTGCGGCTCCCCGAGGGGCCCGCCACCCCGCTGGCCGCGACGTCAAGCGGGTTCCTCGTCGAGGTCGACGAGCAGGCCCTGGCGGCCGCTGCCCGGGGGTGCGACGCCCTGGTGGTGCTGGACCTGCGGATCGGGGACTCCGTCGTCGCCGGCACGCCCCTGGCGCACGCCTGGGCCCCGCCCGGCACCGACCTCGACCCGCTCCGGCGGGCGCTGGGCACCGCCGTCGAGCTGGACTTCGAGCGGGCCACCCGCTCCGACGTCGCCTACAGCCTGCGCAAGGTCGTCGACATCGCCGCCCGCGCCCTGAGCAGCGGCATCAACGACCCCACCACCGCGGTGCACGCCCTGTCGCACGTCTCGGCCCTGCTGGGGGACCTGGTGCACCGCCGTCTGGAGCCGGTGGAGGCGCACGACGAGGACGGCGTGCTGCGCGTCGTCGTCCCCCAGTGGGACCTGCCGGCCCTGCTGCACGTGGCCCTGGAGGAGCCGCTGGAGTACGCCGGCGGCTCCCCCGCGGTGCTCCGCCGGTTGGCCGGGCTGTTGCGCGAGCTGGCCTGGCGGGCCCCGGAGGGCACCGTGGACGACGCCGTCCGGGAGGGCGTCGAGCGGGTCTGCCGGGTCGCCGCGGAGACCACCTCGGTGCCCACCGAGGAGACCGCGGTCTGGCGCCGGTCGGTGGAGGACGCCCTGGCCGGCACCTGGGCCCCGCGGCTGCACCCGCACGGCACCGAGACCGGGTGA
- a CDS encoding DUF2252 domain-containing protein, translated as MTAVRTGEEGSVTRTPTRPRGPGAATADDGSPTPVGDRIEAFAELARARGRGEMVLLPRMLTGHDRRIHVRQTVREDHENRIVTGAADAAAKFQVMADSLFAFFRGSCLLFYRDLAGEDAWMPTVLTLGDVHPDNFGVMPNADDVPVFGVNDFDEAFYAPFTWDLKRGAVGFLLGVADGGYGPKTQRRTVRAFLAGYLDAMDRYAGELDETAGQMGLADAPPLVAAVLQESAARSRARWLRKKYLDESGRGFASSARLEPVTHRVPEFQALVQRYVEVNRLTPPARAGAMRVKDVCLRHGQGVASLGLQRYYVLIEGPAGDATDDVVLEFKQARRSALRGLVPPSEFELIGEADRVAHAQRVQLVGGDAFFGSVDAEGVSFMVRERSPYKNDVDLAGLSKADWSDYAGICGAVLAHAHALSDEAGLVDHDVEPDVIAAVGPRELFVDDVLRFALEARDRVQADHEHFRADHAMRAFEQVDRWYR; from the coding sequence ATGACCGCCGTCCGGACGGGGGAAGAGGGGTCCGTGACCCGCACCCCCACCCGCCCCCGCGGCCCCGGCGCCGCCACCGCCGACGACGGCTCCCCCACGCCGGTCGGTGACCGGATCGAGGCCTTCGCCGAGCTGGCCCGGGCGCGCGGGCGCGGGGAGATGGTGCTGCTGCCTCGGATGCTCACCGGGCACGACCGGCGCATCCACGTCCGGCAGACCGTCCGGGAGGACCACGAGAACCGGATCGTCACCGGGGCCGCCGACGCCGCAGCGAAGTTCCAGGTCATGGCCGACTCGCTGTTCGCCTTCTTCCGCGGCTCGTGCCTGCTCTTCTACCGCGACCTGGCCGGCGAGGACGCGTGGATGCCGACCGTGCTCACCCTGGGCGACGTGCACCCGGACAACTTCGGGGTGATGCCGAACGCCGACGACGTCCCGGTGTTCGGGGTCAACGACTTCGACGAGGCGTTCTACGCCCCGTTCACCTGGGACCTCAAGCGCGGCGCGGTCGGCTTCCTCCTCGGCGTGGCCGATGGCGGGTACGGACCGAAGACGCAGCGGCGCACCGTGCGGGCCTTCCTGGCCGGCTACCTCGACGCGATGGACCGCTACGCCGGCGAGCTGGACGAGACCGCCGGCCAGATGGGCCTGGCCGACGCCCCGCCCCTGGTCGCCGCGGTGCTCCAGGAGTCCGCCGCGCGGTCCCGGGCCCGGTGGCTGCGGAAGAAGTACCTGGACGAGAGCGGCCGGGGCTTCGCGTCCTCGGCGAGGCTGGAGCCGGTCACCCACCGGGTGCCCGAGTTCCAGGCCCTGGTGCAGCGGTACGTCGAGGTCAACCGGCTGACGCCGCCGGCCCGGGCGGGTGCCATGCGGGTCAAGGACGTCTGCCTGCGGCACGGGCAGGGCGTGGCCTCGCTGGGCCTGCAGCGGTACTACGTGCTCATCGAGGGCCCGGCCGGCGACGCCACCGACGACGTGGTCCTGGAGTTCAAGCAGGCCCGCCGCTCAGCGCTGCGCGGACTGGTGCCGCCCTCGGAGTTCGAGCTGATCGGCGAGGCCGACCGGGTCGCGCACGCCCAGCGCGTACAGCTGGTCGGCGGGGACGCCTTCTTCGGCAGCGTCGACGCCGAGGGGGTCAGCTTCATGGTCCGGGAGCGCTCGCCGTACAAGAACGACGTCGACCTCGCCGGGCTGTCCAAGGCCGACTGGTCGGACTACGCCGGCATCTGCGGGGCGGTACTCGCCCACGCCCACGCACTGTCCGACGAGGCCGGGTTGGTCGACCACGACGTCGAACCCGACGTCATCGCCGCGGTCGGCCCGCGCGAGCTGTTCGTCGACGACGTCCTGCGCTTCGCCCTCGAGGCCCGGGACCGGGTGCAGGCCGACCACGAGCACTTCCGTGCCGACCACGCGATGCGGGCCTTCGAGCAGGTCGACCGGTGGTACCGCTGA
- a CDS encoding 4-oxalocrotonate tautomerase encodes MPTYTCWSESGLVGPEQKQAVATALTEIHHEVAVAPRYFVQVLFTELVPGSVFLAGQPATRGHVWIRADIRAGRTVEQKRALLERITVEVGAILGLPPEEVWVYVCDIPGSSIAEHGRVLPEPGGEDAWFDALPPDLQERLAALR; translated from the coding sequence GTGCCCACGTACACCTGCTGGTCGGAGTCCGGGCTGGTCGGCCCCGAGCAGAAGCAGGCCGTCGCGACCGCGCTCACCGAGATCCACCACGAGGTCGCGGTCGCGCCCCGCTACTTCGTGCAGGTGCTCTTCACCGAGCTGGTGCCCGGGTCGGTGTTCCTGGCCGGGCAGCCGGCGACCCGGGGCCACGTCTGGATCCGGGCCGACATCCGCGCCGGGCGGACGGTCGAGCAGAAGCGTGCCCTGCTGGAGCGGATCACCGTGGAGGTCGGCGCGATCCTGGGTCTGCCCCCGGAGGAGGTCTGGGTCTACGTCTGCGACATCCCGGGGTCCAGCATCGCCGAGCACGGCCGGGTGCTGCCCGAGCCCGGGGGCGAGGACGCCTGGTTCGACGCGCTCCCGCCCGACCTGCAGGAGCGGCTGGCCGCGCTGCGCTGA